Genomic DNA from Peribacillus simplex:
CAGCGGCGCGACAGAATCCATGATCTCTTTTTTACCGCCATAGGCACCAATAGGCAGCCCGCCACCGATGATTTTTCCAAGCGCGGTCAAATCGGGTTGAATTCCCAAGTAGTCCTGTGCCCCTCCATACATGAAGCGGAACGCTGTGATGACCTCGTCGAAAATGACGAGTGATCCGGCTTCGTGAGATAGCGAAATGACTTCTTCCAAGAAGCCAGGGCTTGGTTCCACGATTCCAAAGTTGCCGACGATCGGTTCTACCAGCACGCCTGCAATTTCAGTGCCCCATTTATCCAGTGCTTCTTTAAATGACTCAATATCATTGAAAGGTACCGTGATGACTTCTTGTGCAATGCTTTTTGGAACGCCGGCAGAGTCAGGTGTACCTAAAGTGGACGGGCCGGAACCTGCAGCAACAAGAACAAGGTCGGAGTGTCCATGGTAACAGCCTGCAAACTTGATGATCTTATCCCGTCCTGTGTAAGCGCGGGCAACGCGGATGGTGGACATGACGGACTCGGTTCCTGAATTGGTGAAGCGGACTTTATCCATGGATGGTATGGCCTCTTTCAACATTTTGGCAAATTTGACTTCATGTTTTGTCGGTGTGCCGTATAAAACGCCCGTTTCTGCAGCTTTAACGATAGCCTCCGTAATATGTGGATGCGCATGACCTGTGATGATCGGGCCGTATGCAGCTAAATAATCGATATATTTATTGCCATCCACATCCCAGAAATAAGCACCTTTGGCATAATCCATCGCAACCGGTGAACCGCCGC
This window encodes:
- a CDS encoding glutamate-1-semialdehyde 2,1-aminomutase; the encoded protein is MDFSNSELLHKEALEHIVGGVNSPSRSYKAVGGGSPVAMDYAKGAYFWDVDGNKYIDYLAAYGPIITGHAHPHITEAIVKAAETGVLYGTPTKHEVKFAKMLKEAIPSMDKVRFTNSGTESVMSTIRVARAYTGRDKIIKFAGCYHGHSDLVLVAAGSGPSTLGTPDSAGVPKSIAQEVITVPFNDIESFKEALDKWGTEIAGVLVEPIVGNFGIVEPSPGFLEEVISLSHEAGSLVIFDEVITAFRFMYGGAQDYLGIQPDLTALGKIIGGGLPIGAYGGKKEIMDSVAPLGPAYQAGTMAGNPASMLSGIACLEVLKEEGLYEELDRLGKILEEGILKAARQYNVPITINRLKGALTIYFTTEKIENYEQAENTDGEMFAKFFKLMLNQGINLAPSKYEAWFLTIAHTDDDIAYTLKAVEHAFKNLI